The following proteins are encoded in a genomic region of Portunus trituberculatus isolate SZX2019 chromosome 13, ASM1759143v1, whole genome shotgun sequence:
- the LOC123503321 gene encoding ubiquitin-conjugating enzyme E2 J1-like isoform X2 — protein MESSYNSRCPAVKRLFREAKELREATEEYYAQPLEDNLFEWHFTVRGPADSEFDGGVYHGRIIMPPDYPMKPPNIIFLTPNGRFETNKKICLSISGHHPETWQPSWSIRTALLAIIGFMPTPANGTIGSLDYTAAERAVLAKRSQEYQCPQCGSVSAQLRERTSDNRELQAEAREVMGKVAVSVKMESKDEANSSSSIKSDNTTPPPSPSSNDSGTPPPGQPTPDSPAHQHAAVEELSSDAASPSSSTQATENEEASPEILMEGVPTRTTRANSVSSIAVSGQGYLYNFVLTSAIFLFIALVIRRIFLLEGETPEEFDDILL, from the exons ATGGAGTCCTCCTATAACTCCAGGTGTCCAG CTGTGAAGAGACTTTTCCGTGAAGCCAAGGAGCTGCGAGAGGCGACAGAGGAATATTATGCACAGCCTCTCGAGGACAACCTCTTTGAGTGGCACTTCACTGTCCGAGGACCGGCCGACTCAGAGTTTGATGGTGGTGTGTACCATGGCAGGATCATCATGCCCCCAGACTACCCCATGAAGCCTCCCAACATCATCTTTTTGACA CCAAATGGACGCTTTGAGACCAACAAAAAAATCTGCCTCAGCATTTCTGGCCACCACCCGGAGACATGGCAGCCATCCTGGAGCATCCGCACAGCACTCCTGGCCATCATTGGCTTCATGCCCACCCCGGCCAATGGTACCATAGGTTCCCTTGACTACACGGCTGCAGAGAGGGCGGTGCTGGCTAAGAG GTCCCAGGAGTACCAGTGTCCCCAGTGCGGCAGTGTGTCGGCACAGCTGCGGGAGCGGACCAGTGACAACCGGGAGCTGCAGGCTGAGGCAAGGGAAGTGATGGGGAAGGTAGCAGTCTCAGTGAAG ATGGAGAGCAAGGATGaagcaaacagcagcagcagcatcaaaagTGACAACACCACcccacctccctcaccctccagcAATGACTCAGGCACACCTCCACCTGGCCAGCCCACCCCTGACTCCCCAGCTCACCAACACGCTGCAGTAGAAGAGTTGTCCAGTGATGCGGCCAGCCCCAGCAGCTCCACCCAGGCCACTGAGAATGAGGAGGCATCACCAGAGATACTGATGGAGGGTGTCCCAACACGTACCACCAGGGCAAACTCTGTCTCCTCAATAGCGGTGTCTGGCCAGGGTTACCTCTACAACTTTGTCTTGACATCAgcaatcttcctcttcattgcGCTCGTCATACGGAGAATCTTCCTCCTTGAAGGGGAGACGCCGGAGGAGTTTGATGACATTCTCCTCTGA
- the LOC123503321 gene encoding ubiquitin-conjugating enzyme E2 J1-like isoform X1, protein MKKEKASNENVIPFIRCPAVKRLFREAKELREATEEYYAQPLEDNLFEWHFTVRGPADSEFDGGVYHGRIIMPPDYPMKPPNIIFLTPNGRFETNKKICLSISGHHPETWQPSWSIRTALLAIIGFMPTPANGTIGSLDYTAAERAVLAKRSQEYQCPQCGSVSAQLRERTSDNRELQAEAREVMGKVAVSVKMESKDEANSSSSIKSDNTTPPPSPSSNDSGTPPPGQPTPDSPAHQHAAVEELSSDAASPSSSTQATENEEASPEILMEGVPTRTTRANSVSSIAVSGQGYLYNFVLTSAIFLFIALVIRRIFLLEGETPEEFDDILL, encoded by the exons atgaaaaaagaaaaagcttccAATGAGAATGTTATACCTTTTATAAGATGTCCAG CTGTGAAGAGACTTTTCCGTGAAGCCAAGGAGCTGCGAGAGGCGACAGAGGAATATTATGCACAGCCTCTCGAGGACAACCTCTTTGAGTGGCACTTCACTGTCCGAGGACCGGCCGACTCAGAGTTTGATGGTGGTGTGTACCATGGCAGGATCATCATGCCCCCAGACTACCCCATGAAGCCTCCCAACATCATCTTTTTGACA CCAAATGGACGCTTTGAGACCAACAAAAAAATCTGCCTCAGCATTTCTGGCCACCACCCGGAGACATGGCAGCCATCCTGGAGCATCCGCACAGCACTCCTGGCCATCATTGGCTTCATGCCCACCCCGGCCAATGGTACCATAGGTTCCCTTGACTACACGGCTGCAGAGAGGGCGGTGCTGGCTAAGAG GTCCCAGGAGTACCAGTGTCCCCAGTGCGGCAGTGTGTCGGCACAGCTGCGGGAGCGGACCAGTGACAACCGGGAGCTGCAGGCTGAGGCAAGGGAAGTGATGGGGAAGGTAGCAGTCTCAGTGAAG ATGGAGAGCAAGGATGaagcaaacagcagcagcagcatcaaaagTGACAACACCACcccacctccctcaccctccagcAATGACTCAGGCACACCTCCACCTGGCCAGCCCACCCCTGACTCCCCAGCTCACCAACACGCTGCAGTAGAAGAGTTGTCCAGTGATGCGGCCAGCCCCAGCAGCTCCACCCAGGCCACTGAGAATGAGGAGGCATCACCAGAGATACTGATGGAGGGTGTCCCAACACGTACCACCAGGGCAAACTCTGTCTCCTCAATAGCGGTGTCTGGCCAGGGTTACCTCTACAACTTTGTCTTGACATCAgcaatcttcctcttcattgcGCTCGTCATACGGAGAATCTTCCTCCTTGAAGGGGAGACGCCGGAGGAGTTTGATGACATTCTCCTCTGA